One region of Culex pipiens pallens isolate TS chromosome 2, TS_CPP_V2, whole genome shotgun sequence genomic DNA includes:
- the LOC120412356 gene encoding uncharacterized protein LOC120412356: MPALQQLLPLLVLLVAVEKGSAIWCYRCTSATPGCGDEFNWRGIGYLGEACPEDDDICVKVIERKGTQETITRDCLSSLQGFRTDIPADKYEGCRPGAHDAQLAHYVNNSIKELDVRRDHFSKTTFCFCFLDHRCNGVARDGASWQVAAALLAVVGVVGRMLL; the protein is encoded by the exons ATGCCAGCACTCCAACAACTGCTGCCCCTGCTGGTCCTGCTCGTTGCCGTCGAAAAAG GATCGGCGATCTGGTGCTACCGTTGCACGTCTGCCACACCCGGCTGCGGCGATGAGTTCAACTGGCGCGGCATCGGCTACCTCGGCGAAGCCTGCCCGGAGGACGACGACATCTGCGTGAAGGTGATCGAGCGGAAGGGCA CTCAGGAAACCATCACCCGGGACTGCCTCAGCTCGCTGCAGGGCTTCCGGACGGACATCCCGGCGGACAAGTACGAGGGATGTCGGCCGGGGGCGCACGACGCCCAGTTGGCACATTACGTGAACAATTCCATTAAGGAGTTGGACGTGCGGCGGGACCACTTCAGCAAGACGACGTTCTGTTTCTGCTTCCTGGATCATCGCTGCAACGGGGTGGCAAGGGATGGAGCGTCTTGGCAGGTTGCTGCAGCGTTGCTGGCAGTGGTTGGGGTCGTTGGGCGAATGCTGCTGTAG
- the LOC120412338 gene encoding NADH-cytochrome b5 reductase 2 isoform X2, with translation MAVTVNQVVPVAVGVLVVVAGALLANYLLKKDKSKSGGGKSSGGDAKKAASSQLRTLMDPQEKYMLPLIEKEELSHDTRRFRFGLHSGEHVLGLPVGQHIHLSATINEELVIRAYTPVSCDDDKGFVDLVVKVYKKGVHPKFPEGGKMSQHLESLAIGDRIAFRGPSGRLQYLGGGKFSIKKLRKDPAQIYEADKVSLIAGGTGITPMLQLVREVLKKADSDKTQLSLIFANQTEDDILLKPELDDLAARYPEQFKLWYTLDRPNPDWTQGRGFITDEMIKEHLFAPSPSTLVLMCGPPPMVNYACIPALEKLGYQMDRTFAY, from the exons GTCGTCCCCGTGGCGGTTGGCGTACTGGTGGTCGTAGCCGGTGCCCTCCTCGCCAACTACCTGCTGAAGAAGGACAAATCCAAGTCCGGCGGTGGCAAATCCAGCGGCGGCGATGCCAAGAAGGCGGCCTCGTCCCAGCTGCGTACGCTGATGGACCCGCAGGAAAAGTACATGCTTCCGCTGATTGAGAAGGAGGAGCTGTCGCACGATACGCGGCGGTTCCGGTTCGGGTTGCACTCGGGAGAGCACGTGCTGGGGCTGCCCGTTGGTCAGCACATCCACCTGTCGGCGACGATCAACGAGGAGCTGGTGATTCGGGCGTACACGCCGGTGTCCTGCGACGATGACAAGGGCTTTGTGGATCTGGTGGTGAAGGTTTACAAGAAGGGAGTGCATCCGAAGTTCCCGGAGGGTGGCAAGATGTCGCAGCACTTGGAGAGCTTGGCCATCGGGGACAGGATTGCGTTCCGTGGACCGTCGGGGCGGTTGCAGTACCTGGGTGGGGGCAAGTTTTCGATTAAGAAACTGCGGAAGGACCCGGCTCAGATCTACGAAGCTGATAAGGTCAGCTTGATTGCCG GTGGAACTGGAATTACGCCGATGTTGCAGCTGGTTCGCGAAGTTCTGAAGAAGGCTGACTCCGACAAAACTCAACTGTCGCTGATCTTTGCCAATCAA ACCGAAGACGACATTCTCCTCAAGCCCGAGCTGGACGACCTGGCCGCGCGCTACCCCGAACAGTTCAAGCTGTGGTACACGCTGGACCGTCCCAACCCCGACTGGACCCAGGGCAGGGGCTTCATCACGGACGAGATGATCAAGGAGCATCTGTTTGCCCCCTCTCCGTCAACGCTGGTCCTGATGTGCGGCCCACCGCCGATGGTCAACTACGCGTGCATTCCGGCGCTCGAGAAGCTGGGCTACCAAATGGATCGTACCTTCGCCTATTAA
- the LOC120412338 gene encoding NADH-cytochrome b5 reductase 2 isoform X1, with the protein MSDFDVVPVAVGVLVVVAGALLANYLLKKDKSKSGGGKSSGGDAKKAASSQLRTLMDPQEKYMLPLIEKEELSHDTRRFRFGLHSGEHVLGLPVGQHIHLSATINEELVIRAYTPVSCDDDKGFVDLVVKVYKKGVHPKFPEGGKMSQHLESLAIGDRIAFRGPSGRLQYLGGGKFSIKKLRKDPAQIYEADKVSLIAGGTGITPMLQLVREVLKKADSDKTQLSLIFANQTEDDILLKPELDDLAARYPEQFKLWYTLDRPNPDWTQGRGFITDEMIKEHLFAPSPSTLVLMCGPPPMVNYACIPALEKLGYQMDRTFAY; encoded by the exons ATGTCCGATTTTGAT GTCGTCCCCGTGGCGGTTGGCGTACTGGTGGTCGTAGCCGGTGCCCTCCTCGCCAACTACCTGCTGAAGAAGGACAAATCCAAGTCCGGCGGTGGCAAATCCAGCGGCGGCGATGCCAAGAAGGCGGCCTCGTCCCAGCTGCGTACGCTGATGGACCCGCAGGAAAAGTACATGCTTCCGCTGATTGAGAAGGAGGAGCTGTCGCACGATACGCGGCGGTTCCGGTTCGGGTTGCACTCGGGAGAGCACGTGCTGGGGCTGCCCGTTGGTCAGCACATCCACCTGTCGGCGACGATCAACGAGGAGCTGGTGATTCGGGCGTACACGCCGGTGTCCTGCGACGATGACAAGGGCTTTGTGGATCTGGTGGTGAAGGTTTACAAGAAGGGAGTGCATCCGAAGTTCCCGGAGGGTGGCAAGATGTCGCAGCACTTGGAGAGCTTGGCCATCGGGGACAGGATTGCGTTCCGTGGACCGTCGGGGCGGTTGCAGTACCTGGGTGGGGGCAAGTTTTCGATTAAGAAACTGCGGAAGGACCCGGCTCAGATCTACGAAGCTGATAAGGTCAGCTTGATTGCCG GTGGAACTGGAATTACGCCGATGTTGCAGCTGGTTCGCGAAGTTCTGAAGAAGGCTGACTCCGACAAAACTCAACTGTCGCTGATCTTTGCCAATCAA ACCGAAGACGACATTCTCCTCAAGCCCGAGCTGGACGACCTGGCCGCGCGCTACCCCGAACAGTTCAAGCTGTGGTACACGCTGGACCGTCCCAACCCCGACTGGACCCAGGGCAGGGGCTTCATCACGGACGAGATGATCAAGGAGCATCTGTTTGCCCCCTCTCCGTCAACGCTGGTCCTGATGTGCGGCCCACCGCCGATGGTCAACTACGCGTGCATTCCGGCGCTCGAGAAGCTGGGCTACCAAATGGATCGTACCTTCGCCTATTAA